A part of Patescibacteria group bacterium genomic DNA contains:
- a CDS encoding HAD-IA family hydrolase, whose amino-acid sequence MIKGVVLDWLGTLSPGILEGYFPKNIIKDKFNFSDEQITLCETQLASFIPPFQPKNIEEQREILLSQYQSVAQNLPTKDQENFVEFLMDWSFEKITPTLYPDALSTLEQLTDRKFSIALLTNGWPTRLSEVQRCGVANFFNTILISNVAGVAKPDPKAYQNVSDALKLPFEELLFVDDKEKYLAPAQTLGMQVILMDRDGTKTQSSYPTIKNISEVASFLEK is encoded by the coding sequence ATGATTAAAGGAGTAGTTTTAGATTGGTTAGGTACATTATCCCCGGGAATTTTAGAAGGATATTTTCCAAAAAATATTATTAAGGATAAATTTAATTTTAGTGACGAGCAGATTACTTTGTGTGAAACACAATTAGCATCTTTTATCCCACCATTTCAGCCAAAAAATATAGAGGAACAACGCGAAATTTTACTTTCTCAATATCAGTCTGTTGCTCAAAACTTACCAACTAAAGATCAGGAAAATTTTGTGGAATTTTTAATGGATTGGAGTTTTGAAAAAATAACCCCTACATTGTATCCAGACGCACTATCTACATTAGAACAGCTAACTGACCGAAAATTCTCTATTGCACTACTTACAAATGGATGGCCGACTCGCCTCTCGGAAGTACAAAGATGTGGTGTGGCAAATTTCTTTAACACAATTTTAATTTCCAATGTTGCCGGTGTTGCTAAACCAGATCCAAAGGCTTACCAAAATGTTAGTGATGCTTTAAAATTGCCTTTTGAGGAACTGTTGTTTGTTGATGACAAGGAAAAATACCTTGCTCCTGCACAAACACTTGGAATGCAAGTAATTCTTATGGACAGGGACGGAACAAAAACTCAGTCGTCTTATCCCACCATTAAAAATATATCGGAGGTTGCTAGTTTCTTAGAAAAATGA